A window of Chlamydiales bacterium genomic DNA:
AATTACAGATAGCGGAGCTGTTCATGAAGAATTTTTAAAAGAAATGATAGCTTATCTTAGAGAGAAGCGCTTTCTTTTAGGGCCAAAAAGCATTCATGAAGCCCCTATGGAAGAGCATCTATTTAAATCGCTTCAATTTTTACAAGAGAGTAAAGAGGTAAATTTTTCTCTTAAGATGATTAGCAAGCCCCTTTCTTTTCCATACGTCGAACAGCTTGTTCGAGATACATTAGATCTGGATTTAAAACATGTTGTAACAGATGCGGATGTAAAAAGAGCTGTGCTCTCTGCGTGGCTTTGCTATTTTAGGCAAAATGTAGGTTCTTGTTTTGCAACGGCTCCTGCAATTGTAATTCATGATGAACAACCGATCCGCTTTTTGCATGATTGTAGAGATTTGTTCAGCACGGGCCGTCTTAAAAGAACATTTGGTGGTATTGAGTATTCTGTTCCTTTAAGTCCAAGTTTTGGTTCTGGATCGTTAAGAAAGCCTGTTTATTTAGCTCCTAAGGGCAAAGAGCTTTTGGGTGTCAAGGGACTTTTTATTGTCCTGAAGTCGTTGCAAATTAAAAAAAAATCGGAGAAGCTAATTGAAGAGGCATTTTCTGCCTATAGGGGCGGTATCATAACCGTAGAAGAAATTTTAAAAATATTGCTTCTTTATCATTATGAGTTGCAGGAAGATGAGATAAGAGAAATTGAAGACAAGCCTGTAGATCTACTACAGCAGAAGCTTCTTGCAGAAACTAAAGTTAAAATTTCAACAAAAAAGAGCAAAGCTCAAATTATCAGAGGCTTTCACGAGAGTTTTTCTAGAGCAAAAGTCATTTATAAGGCTGTGACGGACAATCCGATATTAAGAACATGGGAATTTACTGTTGCATCTTTTTCTGAAAGCAAAGCAGATTTTTGTACATGGAACATTTATTCTAGTTTAGGGATGCACTCCTCAGAGCCACAAGGAATTGGAGAGTGCATCTATAATTTTCTTTCTAAAAAATTGGAAGAATATAAAAAAGAGATAGATGAGATTCAGATTCACTATGAACAGGTATTCTACCAAGCAAAGACATTGGAATCTCAGTTAAAAAGAGCATCTAGTGAGTCTCAAGAACAGTGGGCTAGAATCGAATACAATTCGTGCCTAAGACAGATTGATGAGCTTTTAAATAAAAGAGATGCTTTTTCTGAAAAAACAAATTCAATTAATCAGTTCTATCAGTTTTTGATGAAAACATATGAACAGAAGTTTCCTGAATATTTTCAAGAAATTTATGATGCAGATATGCGCGAAGAAGCGGAATCTTTTTATGATGATAGCCCAGCAGGCTTTAGGTTGTTATTTAAACATGGAAGAAATAATCCATCTGTTTGGAGCATGATCTATACACCTAAGCAGTTTATTAATTATTTGGTAGAATTTTTTATTTTAACTGAAAATGAAATTATGCATTCAGAAGGTATTGACGATTTAAAAAAGGAGTATTCTGACCTTGTTGGAGAGATTACAAGACATATAAAGACAGATGAGTTTTTGGAGTCAGCATTTTATAGAGTTGCAAAAGTTCACAAAGTTGTACCTCAAAGTAAACCTCTTGAAAATCTTGACAAGATTTCAAAAAAGCCATGGGCATATACATCTGGAGGTTCAATGGCAACTTTAATTAGCTGCCTTTATAGTAGGGAAAGCCCCCCTACTGAAAAGTCAACATGGGTTGAGAGTGAAGAGGAGCTTTTGGCGTTTTATGTAGATTCTTTAAAAGAAGTGCCTCATTCAATTATTAAGGCGTTTATGAATGATGCAAAGCGTTCCATGCTTGCGTTTTCGCCGACACATGCTTTTACTTTAAAGCCTGGTCTAGAACCATTTGTTCTTAGCTGGATGGAGCAATCCTATACTTACACATGGGTTCGAGATCATTTTATTGTGCCAAGAAAAGACTTTGTTCAAAAAATTTATGTCTCAGAAATGATTTTAGAAGCTTTTTCAAATGTACTTTCTAAAAATTTACCAGAAGAAATTGCGCTTTTGCTAAAACGGTCTATAAAAAGTATTTCTGGAAATATGACATTGCCAGAATTTCGCTCTTCTTTGATTCAGCGCTTATCTCAAGAAAATTGGGTAAAGCGTATTGGAAAAGTTCCTCTCTCTTTAGAAGATATTGATGGTTCTCTTTATGAGCATTTTCCCTATATTTCAAGTGATCTTTTGGCAAATAGAGTAATAGATATTTTGAAGCATGTTTTGGGAGATCATTCTCTTTTAAAAGGCGATATAAGCTTATTATCAGAATATCTTAGTACAAATGTATCAAAGTATTCAGTAATTTCTTCAAGTGAATTGAGGGAAATTACTGAAGCTTGTCTCTTACTTTGTAAAAAAGATGTAAGTTTTGTACTCGACTACCACAATGAGATTGTTGTAGCAATGCAATCTCTTGGATTTTCCATGCCACGCCCCATTCTATTTGCTGACAGCAACTGGGTTAATACGCGTTTTGGCTTTGTTATTAACCCAGGAACCCTGGAATTAGAGTTTTGGGCTCTTGACTATGTTGGCTCTACAGGTCATCCACTTATGTCTTGGAAAAAATGGTTCAAGGGTTTTGGAAAAAAAACTTGGGGTCTTTACGTAAAGCCATTTGAATATGGGCAAGAGTAAAGTCTTTGCAGAGTCTTTAATTTCTTATTTACTTAATAATAGATAGAGGATATACATTTCCACTTAATTTAATAAAAGTGGGAGAATCATGAAACTTTATAAATACGTACTTCCTTTATTTGCATTATTACTTACAACAACACTTTTTGCTCAAATCGAAACAGACACCGAAGAAATTGAATCTGAACCATTTGAAGAATTAGAAGAGGCAGAAAGACGAGCTGCTGCAGAAGCTGCAAAGGGTGGTATATCTGTTACTGCCGACATTAGGCTTAAGTGGATTCCTCAACTTAAAAACAATTTGGGTTATCATACGAGAGGAGAGCCTGCTGTAAACCCTGTACAAGTCGATGGGGGTATACCATTAGTTACCACGGCTCCTGTTGCAACGCCTCTTAAAGCCCCCTCAAACTATTTTCAAGCAGAAGGCAATATCTATTTTGATTATGATGGCGGCAGAGATTGGGCTGAAACGCAATTTCAATTTAAAACGACAATGGGCGTAGAGAGTAGCGGTGTTACGGGTGTAAATGTGAGAAAAGCCTGGGTTGGTTATAGCTTCTACAGGGGTTGTAATAATTCTGACCTTTATGTAGAGCTTGGTCGCAAGGGCATGTCAAATATTTTTGATTCGCGTATTCAATACGATTCTTCATTTGATGGTATCTTGCTAAATTATGATACTGAAACTTGTATCGGTCCTTTTAAAACAGAAGCAGGCCCTTGTATTGTCGATTATAGGGATAGTCACTATGCATGGGCAGGAGAGGCTTTTCTCGATGAAATTATGGATACTGGTTTTTTTGCAAAATACTCTTTTGTCCATTGGAGAAAAAAAGGTGCTGATCGCTATGGTGTTTTAGATTCTCCAAAGTATCGTTTTGTCAATTCTCAGTTTATGCTCGGGTATGATTTTGTTCCCGACTACTGGGGCTTTGAAGGCAAAGAAGGAGCTATCTACGGTGCTTGGTTGATCAACCATGCTGCAAAAAAAGTTGTTACATCTAATTGGACGCGTGCGAATCAGGGCTGGTATATTTGTTTGGTATATGGAAAAATTGGTAAGACGGGTGATTACCTTTTTGATATTTGTTATCAAGAAGTGGGTTATCAAGCAGTGCCTAATTTTGATAGTGCAGGTATAGGAAGAGGAAATTCTACAGCTAGGGGTGACTATGCATGTACGGCAGACCCAACAGACCCCGGTAACTATGTAGACCCTCAGAGTGTAAATGTGGTCCCTGCATCCCAGGCAGAAGGTAATTCTAACTATAGGGGCGTAGAATTTCGCTCTTACTATAGTGTCACAGATCATGCACTTATCAGAGCAACATCTTCTTATTCTGTTGCAAAAGACAAAAACATTGGTGGCAAGAACAGATTTGTAAAGTTTGACCTTCAAGTGGTATACGACTTTTAAAATAGACTTCTTGCATAATTAGCTTTGCTTAGAAAAATTGAAATTTTAACAAGCAAATGTAATTATGTAAGAAGTCTAATCAAAGTTCTACGAAGAACATCATCAAATATCCAATTTAAAAAATAAATTTCCCAGGGGCCTCTCTCTGGGAGAAGCTGCCTTCTCTAGAACAATAGCTTTTCTTTTTCTAATAAAAATTATATATTTAAAGAAATAACTATAATTTTTTAGGGAGTTCGTATGGTGCTCAAATTTATGTTCCTCACAATTCTTTCCCTGGGTCTAATCTCAGTATCTTACGCTCAAACGCAGTCTAGAAGAGGCTATAATGTGCCTGCACAAGAAGAACGAGCTACTGAAAACACACCGAGAAGGTACAGAGTATATCAACAAAATGAGAACCCTACTTATGGAACTCGATATACAGAACCTTATATAGCACAACTAGATCCTGATGTTAAGTTTAGAGAAAGGCATGTTCGAAGAGCTATTCAAGATGTCAATGTAGAAGCCGCTAATAAGGGAAACTATGCAGTAGACTATGTTTTATCACGAGATGCTCATGGACGCTATATTGAGCATTATAATCGTTCAATGAGCAATCGAGAGTTAATGAAGAAAAGAGGACTTGCTTATTCCGAGATTCGAAATCCATCTGCTGCAACAGTAAGAGTTTTAAATGCTGATGGTTCTGAGGTGCGAAGGATTACTTCAATTAATGAAAAAGGACATTTAGCCATGGAAAATACACGAGATTATGTATTTACAGAGCCTCCCGATGCCCCAAATAGAGAGCCTTTCTCTTATTAACGCGAGTTTTGGATATATTAAATTTAAGTACTTTAATAAAAGTAGAGGAGATATTTTATGAAATTTACAGCACCTTTTGCGCTATTGTTAAGCACAAACCTTGCAGTTTTTGCACTGCCAGCACCAACAGATGCTCCTGGCACTGTTTTTACATCGCAATCGATGACAACAGAATCGTCATTGACTGTGCGTGCTACAGCTTTGAATTTTTCTAAGTGGAGCTCTTTGGCTCTTGATATCTATAGAAAAGATAATCAGCAAGGCTATATTGGTTGGTACGATCTTACTTCCAAAAGCTTTTCTGGCACATATACTTCTGGCTATCCTCAAGATACGTTAATGGGATCTGCGGATGTTGCAAGGCAGGCGCTTATTAATAATAGTGCAGCCTATGTGAGTGGTATTGTTACTATTTTAGATCCAAGCAACAAGCCAAGATGCAAGATCATCTTTATTGGAGCAAATGGTCAGCCAGATGCTAATGCTGCACAAAAGTTTGTAATACTTGTTAGTAGAAGTTCTGACTCTGTTCCAGTTCAATATCAACAATAAAAATAATCATTAAAAGAGGTAGTTATGAAATTTAAGTTAACGTGTTTTGCTATTCTAGGAGCTGTTGTTTCCTTTGTGATTTTTTCAAGCCAACAACAGGTTACTGCTACAAATCCACCTGCTAAAAAGGAGTCTCCAACGCTTACATCTGTAAATATAAGCCTTAAAGATGCAGAGAGCAGGATACATGATAAATTGTCTATTATTTTAAATGGGTATAATGAGGCAGGTGTTGCTGGAGGCGTTGCTGTATATGGAGTTACCAAAAATTCTAGTATGAGTGAGCCTACACTTACAGTACAGTTTTATCATGGTAGCGTAGCTTCCAATCCTAATACAACAGCTGTTCTTTGGAGTAATGCTCAAGCGGCTGCTAGTAGCGCAAACTATAGTGTTGCATTTCCTTTGGCAGACAAAAGTAATGCAATTGTAGGTTATGTTGTTGTAGGATCAAGTTCTCGTCCTGACTTGGATCAGCAAGCTATTATGAAAGCTTTACTGGTTGTAAAGGGAGTAAATCCTTTACAGCAAGATTTGCAAGCTCGGTCACAAGCAGAGCAAACAAGAAGCTCAAGGAGTTTTCGCTAGTACCCAAAAAGGCTTTTTAGAGGGAACCTTAAAAGATAGAAGAAGAGAAGGGTAACAAATGCTGTTATGATGCCAATGCACATAAAGCCAATATTGGCAGAAAACCCAAGAATATTGCCGATTAGATAGAGAAGAAAAGAAGCGAATAAAACGCCCGTAAAGCCCATTAAGTTGTTAGCAGCAACATTTTGCCCTCTCTTGTTGTTTGGGCTTGCAGCTTGTATGTAGGAGTCTAGTGGGATTAAATAGATTCCTCCAAAGGCTCCAAGAAAGAAAAGAGCTAAGAAGAGAAGGTAAAAATTTAGCTCACAAAAACTTAATGTGAGCGCGCTGATAGACATTCCAAGAGCGCCAATGGGTGATAGGCCAAGTTGAACTTTTTTTCCAGATAGCTTTCCAGCTACAAGAGATCCTATACCTATTCCAAGAGCCGTGATTAAAAAAAGATAACTTCCTTCTATTTCTGAAAGTCCAAGGCAGTATACAGCATAGGGAATAATGTTGAGCTGAGTAAAGCCTCCAATAAAAAGAAAATAAGCAGATCCAAAAATAGCTACAAGGAGATACTTGATGTTGCTTGCTTCTTTTAGATTATGAATAACTTCTAAAAAAAAGAAGGGGGTAAATTTTTTAGAGGAGCTGGCAGCAGGTGTATGGGGGATTTTTATAGCTGTAAGCATTCCAATAATTGCTAAGATTAAACAAGCAAAAGATGCAAAAAAATAGTTTCTGTCAGAGGCCTCTACAAGTGGTCCAGCAGCAGATGTTCCAATGATAATGGCGAGAAAGGTAAATGAAGATAGATAACCATTAGACTTAGAGAGCTCTTCTTTTTTAACAAGTTCTGGAACAATGCCATACTTGGTAGGACCAAAAATAGCACCAGATATTGCCAGTATAAAAAGAGCTGAGTATAGACCAAGAGCACTTTCTAGCCCAAAGGAGATGACACCGAGTATGGCCGCTGCAAGCTCAATTGCTTTGACATAGATAATGATGACCTTTTTGCTGATGCGATCTGCAAGTGTTCCTGCAGGAATAGAGAGAACAAGAAAGGGTAGCACAAAGATGGCTCCTGCAAGAGACAAAATTGTTTGACTTTGCTTTATACCCTGAATGTTGATGAGCGCAAAAATAAGAAGAAGTTTAAAGAGGTTGTCATTAAAAACCCCCAAAAACTGTGTCGCATTTAAAAAGGTAAAGGGTTTTATTTTCATGCTTAGTCTTTACGTTGTTTGTAACGAAGCAATTATATTAAGAAGAGGGAGTTATACACAAACAATTCTTGAACTTGTTTGTGTATAAAGTGAATGTCTTTCTTATTTGGAAGAATCGGGATAATATTGTAGAAAGGCTTTAACATTGCCTGCGTCTTTTTCCAAAATACCGCAAATTTTTGCCGTTTCTAAAGTCTCTACTTGGATTCTTAGCTTATTTAGTAAGTTAATATAGCCTGAGTAGTTATCTTTGAATCGTTTTGGGAGGATATGGGCATGTTTGTCAAATTTCTCTTTATCTATGGGCATAAGATTACCACCTAGTCCAGAATCAATAGTTAAGAATACTTGAGGTGTGGGATATTTAAATTGTGGATTTGTGCTTTCAAGAGATCCGAATAAGTGCTCAAAGTCGTGTCCATTTATGATCTCTGATTTAGGATCAATCATTTGAAATAGTTGTTTTGCCTGGTCTAAGGTATTAGTGGTTATCGAAGAGGAGGTTTTTTTGTCTTCATCACTAGTTTTTAGTAAATAGTCTGGGTCAGCCAAGATCCAGTTAACCTGGTAGCCAAGTTCTGTCAATTTAGCGTGTAATACGATTTCTTGGAAGCAAGAACCAGGAGCAATACTGCAAATCCAGAGAGGCTCTTTCTTAGAATGAAATTCTTTTGATATTAATTCTATCAGTTGTGTCTCGAAGATTCCGCGAGAGTCAGAGTCTTTATTTCTTGATAAAGAGGGGTGGCAATGGCATTCTGCAATGCCTGGATATTCCTTCATTTTTCCATTTTCATCTAAAAGTGAAGCTGGGTTTTGAGTAAGTGCTTGGATAAGGGCAGCTCTCTTGGGATTTAAAATATCTTGAGCCTTCTGGTCTGTTTTTTGCGTGGTTTGGTTCATGAGGCCAACTGTTATACGAAATGTAGCCAATGCTCCGATACCAACTGTTAAAATGCCCATTGTTAATGTGATTAAGGCAATCGCAAATTTTTTAAAAAAGCTACTATTCTTGTAAGTACTTAATGCATTTGTTTCTTTATAACGTGGATTGAAACAGTAAGATATGATATTACTTATGTTCACAAAAGCCTTCTTTATTTGTTTATATCACTATTGTAATTTTTATGTATAAAGATCAAGTAAATCAAGATTATGGTGCAGGATATAGTTTGTAATATTTCATACAGCTTTAGTTTTTTTAGCAGCTTGTAAAACTTCTTCAAGAAGAAGTTTTTCTGAAGTAGAATAAGATTTCATGGACTCACCTCATAATATGACAATAGTACAAGCAATATAATATTTGCCAAAACATATGCCCAATAGTCATTAAAAAACACAAAGAATATATCAAAAAAACTATATACACAAACAAGTTCAAAAAACAATTCTTGAACTTGTTTGTGTATATTTTATCTCGTTTACTAGCGTCAAAAAGATTATGGTGCTTATAGCTGTAAAAAATGATATAAGTAATAAGTTTTATTGCGTAAATTGCTTTAAATTCTAATCTGTTTAATTTTGCAACTCATTTAATATAAGTATATTGTGAAAACATTTCCTACCTACATATATAGCAATCGTGTAGAGGTCCTTTATGAGGGCTTGAGGAATCTGCTTTTTTGTGAAGATACAGATGCGTTTACAAAACGTATTGTTATTGTTCCAAGTGCCTCTATGAAGCGCTTTTTGATGCTTCGTCTTGCTGAGGATAAAAAGTCGGGCATGGCTATGGGATTGCATTTTACTTATGTAAAGCAAGCAGTTGGTATGCTTTCAAGGTCTTGTTTTTCTTATTCTTTTGATACTTTTACAAACAAGATGGCACTTGTATTTCGCCTTGAAATGGAAATAAAAAAAGCTTTTTTTTTATTTTCTACATTGGGTGTAGAGCAAAAGGCTTGGAATGAACTTTTTTCTTATTTGCAAGTAGATCCTCAAAAAAATGAAAAATGGCCTGAAAGTGTAACAAAAAGATTGCTTGGTATTTGTAATAGCCTTGCAGAGTTATTTTTGGAGTATGGAATAACAGCTGCACACATGCTTCAGAGATGGCAAGAAAATCCACTTTTAGATGGATACCAAAGCCTTTTATGGATGCGTATTTTTAGTGATAATTATCCTTATAAACATTTAGAAAATATACCTTTTCAAAGTACAAAAGAGCATAACATCCAGGTGCATATTTTTTGCTTAAGCTATATTGCAAAAATTTATTTCAACTTTTTTAAAGAGCTTGCAAGAACAACTCCTGTCTATATGCATTTATTGTCACCTACGCCCCTGTTTTGGACAGATACGCTGACAAGTCGAGAAACACTTTCTTTGCAAGGTAAGTGGAAGAAAAGAAAAGTTAAAGAAAACACTCAAAACGATCTTTTTGATTATGTAAGCAATACAAATCCACTACTTTCAAACTTTGGAAAAGTGGGAAGAAAGTTCTTTTCTATGATAGAAGAAGAGGAGTCTTTTGCCTACTCCTCTTATGTGCTTCCAAGTCCTTTGGCTCCTGTATATGAGGAGTGGGAAAATAATGAAGTTGTATTGTTTGAGGAAGCTCTTGATAAAAGATTGCAAAAGATACAGGCTGATATACTATTCATGCGTAATCCAAGAGCTTCTGTAAGGGTTGATGTTGCAAAAGATGATGATTCAGTACAAGTATATGCTGCCCCCTCAAAGTATAGAGAAGTACAAATCCTTTATGAAAAAATACTCTCGATTGTTTCAGCGAATCAATTCTTATTAGATGATGTTGTTGTTATGGCCCCATCCATTGCAGAGTATGCGCCTCATATTAAAGCCATTTTTGGTTGCAAAGAGAGCCTCATGGATTTTCAGTTGTTAGATGTTAAAGTTGCAGAACAAAATAGTTATGCAGAAGGTATGCTTCTTCTTTTAGGGCTTTTAGATAATAGATGGAGCGTTACATCGCTTATGGCCTTATTGCAGCACCCACAATTTCAAAAAAAGCATACATTTTCAGATAGTCAAGTTCAAGAGATTGAGAAGTGGACAAGAAAAATGCATCTTAGCTGGGGCAATGATAATGATCATAGAAAAGAGATGCTGCAAAGGCTTTATGGAAGAGATTTTGATGTCTCTATCCGTTCTACTTGGGAGCAGTGCTTTGAAGGCATTATGAAGGATCTTGTTGGATCAGATAGCGAATCCTTTGCTGAAGAAAGCTTTACAATGGCAAGCCTTCTTGGTAAATGGCAAGAATTGTTAAGATCTTTGAGGTCAGATTTAAGGGTTTTAGAAGATGGAAGTATGTTTTCTTTGAAAGAATGGAGCGCATACTTAAAATGCTTGTTACAAGCCTATTTTATTTTCAATGAAAGTAAAGTACAAATAGAAGAGTGGAATTATTTAATTGATAAATTCACGCTTCTTTCTAAAGCAGATTATTTTTTAGATAGTAGTGAGAACATAAAATTTAGCTTTGTGTCTATTCGTCCACATTTACAAGAAATGCTTCAAGAAGAAGTTTTTGCTGTACATGATAATAAGTTGAGAGCTGTTCGTTTTTGCTCTCTTTTGCCAATGAGAGCAATTCCTGCAAAAGTGATTTGTTTGATAGGCTTGAATGAGGAGGCATTTCCAAGAAAAAATCATAAATCTCTGCTGGATTTTAGAGGTCTTTATAAAGATAGTGACTATTCTCCGACAAGTGCCGATTATGATAGGTACTTATTTTTGGAAGCGCTTCTTTCAGCAAGATCACATTTTATTATGAGTTATTCTAAAGGTAAAGATGAGGATAGTGCAACGCATAGTCAATTTATTACGGAATTTTTAAGTTATAATAAAAATGCATTTACAGTACCACTTACAGTGGTAAATCATCCTTTAGATGCATTTGCCGCATCTTATTTTTCGAAGCAAAATATGTGCTCACAATCGGCTTATGCTTTAGCAAAGGCTTATTATAAAAAAGATAGATGCGCTCCCTTTCGTCCCTTTCCAGATTTTTTTGTGCATGCAGACGTAATTATCGATCCACATAGCAAAGAAAATGCTATTGTGAAGATAAGTGATTTAAAAGCGGCTCTTGCAAATCCCTTAAAGCTGTATCTTAACCAAGAATTGAATTTATATTTGTCTCAAGAAGAGAAAATGCAAGATAATGAAATTAGCCTACTATCCCCTCTCTTACTCTATCAGATTAAAAAAGCCTCTCTAAGACATCCACTAGAGAAAATTTTTGCTGTTTTAGAAAAAGAAAATAAACTTTCTCAGGGCTTGTTCAAAAATCTTTCCAAGAAGCACATCATAGAAGAAGTCGAAAAACTGCATCAGGAATTGTATGAACAAGGTATTGGATTAGAATCAATTGTAAAAATACATTTGAAAGAGAAATGTAGAAAGCAAACACAAGTTTCTTATAATACGATTCTGTCCCCTCCAATTAGTATACCATTTGAAAATGGGTCTGTATTGATTACAGGAAAAATTGAAGAAATCTCTTCTAAAGGGTTGCTTTCGTTTAGAAAAGATCAATTTAAAGAGGCTCTTAAAGAGCTTCCAAGCTATCTTGTACTTCATGCATTGCAAGAGGTTCCGTCTGAAAGGGCGCTACTCTTTTGCAAGGATGGAAAAAAGAAAAAGGCATTTTTTGAAAATCCTTTCCCTCTTTTGCAAAAGTTACTCTCTTATTACTATTTTTGTAGGAAAAATCCTCTTTTATTTTCTTCTGAATGGTCGGAAGATATGATGAAGAGTGCTTCTTTAAAGTTAAAAAATAAGGTAAAAATGGCTCTAGAAGAGTATATAGGGGTTGTTGATCCTTACATTAATTTTGCCTGTAACAAGGATGATCTACCCTCTTCTGATCTTTTAATTACAAAATGGCAAAATGCCCCTACAGATATTTTTAAAGAAGTCAAATCGGGATGGTATGGAAAAGATGCAGAGATTTGATGTTTTAAGTAGCAAGTTGAATTGCTTTCAATCGCATTTTTTAGAGAGCTCTGCTGGAACTGGCAAGACATTTTCTATAGAAAATATTGTAGGGCGTCTTTTGATAGAAAAAGAGCCTCTAGAATTACAAGAGATTTTACTTGTAACCTTTACAAAGGCTGCAACAAAGGATCTAAAGATACGTATTTATTCTCACCTTTGTAAATTATTGGATATTTTAGAGGGAATTAACAGAGAAGAAAGTATTCCTGAATATCTCTTAGAGCTGATGAAAGAAAACAAAACAAAGCAAGCAATTACTCGTATACAGATAGCTCTTTCCTGTTTTGAAGAGGCTCAAATTTTTACAATCCACGCATTTTGCGCGCGTATGTTAAAGGAGTATTTTGTATTTGCAGGCCTTCCTGTATCCGTGTTAAACCCAGATGATTGTAGTTATTTAGTAAAAGATGAGCAGCTTGTAAAAGACTTTTTACTGCATCTGTTGCCAGAATTATGTAGTACAGCGCAGCTACAACTGATTTTGAAGCAGTATTCTATAGAGAAGCTAATCAAAATAATTGCCTCGTATATGCAAAGAGCACAAAAAACAGAAAAATATGCGAATTTTTCGCAATCTTATCGTGCATTTTGTGCATGCGTTGATAGTTTAAAGAAAAATCGTTTAGTGGATGGCAGCAAGCTTTTAGAGGCATTTAAAACAATAGCTCCTTTTTATACTGAAATTTGCAGCCGCCAAGGCAATGTGAAAGAAGAAATTTTAGATCATATTGAACATTTTATACAGCTATTTGAAAAGGATAAAATTACCTACGAGGATTTTGATCAGTTGATTGAAGTGGGCCTGCCTATTGTTGAGTTACTTTTGGATAATAAGCTTAAGAAAAATATTTCTAAGCCCATATGGCCAGCCTGTCTAGATATGATTAAAGATATGCTTTACCCTATTGTAGAGGATGCAAGAGATGAAAATAAGATCATTTTACGCTTAGTACGAGGATGTTTGGAACTTAAATCTAGCTGCACTGAGGATGCATGTTCGCCAGATGATATTTTAAGAAAAATGCATGAGAGTATGGATAAAAAAGAATTTGTCCATGCTATCCAAGCGCGTTATAAAGCTGCAATTATCGATGAATTTCAAGATACAGATCCTTTGCAGTGGAATATCTTTCAGAAGTGCTTTTTAGATAATTCAGACAGTAAGACAATTTGCTACTTGGTAGGCGATCCAAAACAATCTATCTATGCATTTAGAAGAGCAGATATTTATACATATTTGCACGCAGGAGATGTGCTTGGAAGAGAAAATAGATATTTTTTAGACACAAATTTTCGCTCTTCTGCAAAATTGATTGGAGCTTTAAATGCCCTGTTTTGTGAAAAGCCTTGGATTAGTTTGCCCTCTCTTCAATCTTTTTTGCATGTCGAAAGAGTAAAGTCTGCTCCACATAAACAAGAGGGCTTTAATAAGCCACT
This region includes:
- a CDS encoding exodeoxyribonuclease V subunit gamma; protein product: MKTFPTYIYSNRVEVLYEGLRNLLFCEDTDAFTKRIVIVPSASMKRFLMLRLAEDKKSGMAMGLHFTYVKQAVGMLSRSCFSYSFDTFTNKMALVFRLEMEIKKAFFLFSTLGVEQKAWNELFSYLQVDPQKNEKWPESVTKRLLGICNSLAELFLEYGITAAHMLQRWQENPLLDGYQSLLWMRIFSDNYPYKHLENIPFQSTKEHNIQVHIFCLSYIAKIYFNFFKELARTTPVYMHLLSPTPLFWTDTLTSRETLSLQGKWKKRKVKENTQNDLFDYVSNTNPLLSNFGKVGRKFFSMIEEEESFAYSSYVLPSPLAPVYEEWENNEVVLFEEALDKRLQKIQADILFMRNPRASVRVDVAKDDDSVQVYAAPSKYREVQILYEKILSIVSANQFLLDDVVVMAPSIAEYAPHIKAIFGCKESLMDFQLLDVKVAEQNSYAEGMLLLLGLLDNRWSVTSLMALLQHPQFQKKHTFSDSQVQEIEKWTRKMHLSWGNDNDHRKEMLQRLYGRDFDVSIRSTWEQCFEGIMKDLVGSDSESFAEESFTMASLLGKWQELLRSLRSDLRVLEDGSMFSLKEWSAYLKCLLQAYFIFNESKVQIEEWNYLIDKFTLLSKADYFLDSSENIKFSFVSIRPHLQEMLQEEVFAVHDNKLRAVRFCSLLPMRAIPAKVICLIGLNEEAFPRKNHKSLLDFRGLYKDSDYSPTSADYDRYLFLEALLSARSHFIMSYSKGKDEDSATHSQFITEFLSYNKNAFTVPLTVVNHPLDAFAASYFSKQNMCSQSAYALAKAYYKKDRCAPFRPFPDFFVHADVIIDPHSKENAIVKISDLKAALANPLKLYLNQELNLYLSQEEKMQDNEISLLSPLLLYQIKKASLRHPLEKIFAVLEKENKLSQGLFKNLSKKHIIEEVEKLHQELYEQGIGLESIVKIHLKEKCRKQTQVSYNTILSPPISIPFENGSVLITGKIEEISSKGLLSFRKDQFKEALKELPSYLVLHALQEVPSERALLFCKDGKKKKAFFENPFPLLQKLLSYYYFCRKNPLLFSSEWSEDMMKSASLKLKNKVKMALEEYIGVVDPYINFACNKDDLPSSDLLITKWQNAPTDIFKEVKSGWYGKDAEI
- a CDS encoding MFS transporter, with the protein product MKIKPFTFLNATQFLGVFNDNLFKLLLIFALINIQGIKQSQTILSLAGAIFVLPFLVLSIPAGTLADRISKKVIIIYVKAIELAAAILGVISFGLESALGLYSALFILAISGAIFGPTKYGIVPELVKKEELSKSNGYLSSFTFLAIIIGTSAAGPLVEASDRNYFFASFACLILAIIGMLTAIKIPHTPAASSSKKFTPFFFLEVIHNLKEASNIKYLLVAIFGSAYFLFIGGFTQLNIIPYAVYCLGLSEIEGSYLFLITALGIGIGSLVAGKLSGKKVQLGLSPIGALGMSISALTLSFCELNFYLLFLALFFLGAFGGIYLIPLDSYIQAASPNNKRGQNVAANNLMGFTGVLFASFLLYLIGNILGFSANIGFMCIGIITAFVTLLFFYLLRFPLKSLFGY